The sequence ATATTTCACTGACGAAGGGGAAGGAAGGGATGAGGAAGGATCCGGTGTCGTCTTCGCTGCTCGTTAATTCTTTCTGTGATTTATCGAGATTCCTCAAGTGAGTAATGACTGACTTCttgcaaattttttatattaaattttacctGTGATATATAGAACGAtggaatttattttataaccGGATACACCATTAtgtttcttctcctttttcaGATGTTTGTAACAAACAAGAAAATTTATCTATACTTCAGTTCTATCTTGAAATGTAtcgttttttatttcaatatagctaacatcaatttttttctcttgtttTTTTATCAGGTTCAACGTTACTGTTTTTTGCGAATTTAAGTATCTGTACttgtgaaattgaaaagttcAATAAAACTGTTTCAGCGATGCCTCGTATCGTGAACGATGTTCTCAAGTAAAAAGTCAGCTGAAACAAACTCACCGGTTCCAATTTTCTGACAATCGTTTGTTGACGCAACTTGTTTAACGCGTAATTAACAAACGTGTCGATGATTACAGGTGACGGTGTGTCTGGTGGAAGATGCATCATGCCGGATTGCAACGAGCGGTTACACAAAGGTGGTAGACACTCGAGGGCGAAGCGTGGAAAGCAAGCGGACGGCATGCATATTCAGCGTACTCGGAGGCCGACGTAGTCataggaataataaaaattcgagggttgaaattatttagattTATGCCCGCTCTCTTGTTCTCGTGCCGTTGGTGACGAGAAGCGATTCGATTCCGGGGAACAAATTTCATGCATTATTCAGGACTTGCCGCAATGCACCCCGGTCAATGGAACCGATCCTTTGGAAAAAGTCGTTTTTAATCTCTCGTCGCGTTCCAATAATGCACATGCAACCCACTCGTTCTGCACTCACTTCCCCTTTTGCAGGTGGAAACCGTGTTTTCTGCCTTTAATGCGAACGCGAACAATAAATCGAGATCTGTCGGTGTGCCTCTATCCGAATGCAACGGCCCAGCTTAGACTTCTCCGATTTATTTTTCGCGTAGTCCATAATCGTTGCTTCGATTGAGAGAATGATGTACTCGATGTAAAAATACTCCTGGCTCGATATTTATATGGTAATGTTAGCAACTGTTGTCCAAGGATAAGCTGTTTAGAAACAGCTTCATCTGCTCTCATTTAAAGCTTTAGATTTCGAAGAGATAAATGCAAATAAATTTGAAGATAATCGTGCAATTATACTTGACTAATCATTTTTTGTTGAtaagataatttataatttgcgATAAGTCTTGAATACATGTTTGAACACACGTTGCAATGCATTGACACGTCCTCTGCCAGCATTCAGTTGGAAAtactttttatataatttcattaatgacacaattttattataatattctgTAATAATCTTCGTCCACGTTTCGACTCAGGTGAAATCGTCATTCGTTTCATTATCGACAGACTGTATCGTTAATTAACCATTCCAATGAAACAGCCTGTAATCGCCTTACAATGGATTAACGGATCTGTCGGCCAGTTGCCACGAAGAAAgtttcgttttattattttatttgtcgTCGATCGAACGACTACTCTCGCAGAGCATAGCACTGAAAGTCGTGTACATTTGCGCGAAGGTAAACGCAATGAAGAGGAACCAAACATTTCTACTGATCGTCCTAGCGATCTTCGTGGTTGCTGTCAATGGACGAGTTTACTACTTGCCGACTCTGGATGAGAATCGATATTCAGGCTTAACTTATCCCATTCCAAACGAACAATCTTCGCGAGATTTGGATCTGAACTTTTCTGCCGGGGACGCGGACGAGCTTGATAACAAGATACGTCCTGTTAAAAGGGTAAGTCGATCTAATCTATCGAGTCACTTACAATTAGCGAGCTCCGATCGACAACGATCAATGTAATTCATGGCAATGTCTTTATCGTGAATTACTTACAAGAAATAAGAA comes from Osmia bicornis bicornis chromosome 4, iOsmBic2.1, whole genome shotgun sequence and encodes:
- the LOC114876877 gene encoding uncharacterized protein LOC114876877; the encoded protein is MKRNQTFLLIVLAIFVVAVNGRVYYLPTLDENRYSGLTYPIPNEQSSRDLDLNFSAGDADELDNKIRPVKRVYTVMGPEKPFIEVNKEELPITRYKLVEAPVKGLDNVIVVPESSRKSVKIDGNNKGEVILELRVIANHDTV
- the LOC123987738 gene encoding uncharacterized protein LOC123987738, coding for MPSACFPRFALECLPPLCNRSLQSGMMHLPPDTPSPVIIDTFVNYALNKLRQQTIVRKLEPEKKHNGVSGYKINSIVLYITERINEQRRRHRILPHPFLPLRQ